From a single Lolium rigidum isolate FL_2022 chromosome 7, APGP_CSIRO_Lrig_0.1, whole genome shotgun sequence genomic region:
- the LOC124678427 gene encoding 5-amino-6-(5-phospho-D-ribitylamino)uracil phosphatase, chloroplastic-like translates to MISSISLLDSQLIHRRYRKCWPSNPHSTLNMHSIAKCLGKSMRMKMALLKPHATGFKRNPQAHEEDNVFYKLVYRLPESLSWLLASQERVKRPAAKKKQQKEGTVAGNRFGVILEWEGVVVENDDPDLEPRVWYVLSLEEAKTFPPDAMLKEIEGMRTDQAISEVLNWSEDPKEIKRLAARKEVIYQKLRGRFYQLRPGVLDFLNTLVEFDIPIAIAASRPRKSLEEGIRAVGLKGYFDAIVAAEDFRRGKPEGEMFEAAAKQLSLKPDACLVMGSSNLTTESVHAAGMRCVAVASRHPVYELRAANHVVRWLDQLSVVDLQRLADGEVLGSRGRRSDMDMEIVIEE, encoded by the coding sequence ATGATCTCATCCATCAGCTTGCTGGACAGCCAGCTTATTCACAGGCGGTACAGAAAATGCTGGCCGAGTAACCCTCATTCCACACTGAACATGCATTCAATTGCAAAATGTCTGGGTAAAAGCATGCGGATGAAGATGGCACTTCTCAAGCCCCATGCAACtggcttcaagaggaaccctcagGCCCACGAGGAAGACAATGTGTTCTACAAATTAGTTTATAGGCTCCCTGAAAGCCTTAGCTGGCTGTTGGCATCACAAGAAAGGGTTAAGAGAccagctgcaaagaagaaacagcAAAAAGAAGGAACGGTGGCTGGTAACCGGTTTGGTGTGATCTTGGAGTGGGAGGGAGTTGTAGTGGAAAATGATGATCCAGATTTGGAGCCCCGGGTGTGGTATGTATTATCACTGGAGGAGGCGAAGACCTTTCCTCCAGATGCAATGCTGAAGGAAATTGAGGGAATGAGAACTGATCAGGCTATCTCAGAAGTCTTGAATTGGTCAGAAGATCCAAAAGAAATTAAAAGGCTGGCAGCACGTAAGGAGGTAATATACCAAAAACTCCGAGgcaggttctaccagctgcgaccGGGTGTTCTCGATTTCCTGAACACCCTTGTGGAGTTTGACATTCCAATAGCAATCGCGGCTTCTCGCCCAAGAAAAAGCCTGGAAGAAGGGATCAGAGCTGTTGGTCTGAAGGGCTACTTTGATGCCATAGTGGCGGCCGAGGACTTCCGCCGAGGGAAACCTGAGGGTGAGATGTTTGAGGCTGCGGCAAAGCAGCTTAGTCTGAAGCCTGATGCTTGCCTTGTGATGGGTAGCTCAAACTTGACGACGGAATCTGTGCATGCTGCTGGGATGAGGTGCGTGGCGGTTGCGAGCCGCCACCCAGTCTATGAACTTCGTGCAGCGAACCATGTTGTGAGATGGCTTGACCAGCTCTCTGTTGTTGACCTTCAGAGGCTTGCCGATGGTGAGGTTCTTGGGAGCAGGGGCAGACGATCTGACATGGACATGGAGATCGTGATCGAGGAGTGA